A portion of the Acidisoma sp. PAMC 29798 genome contains these proteins:
- a CDS encoding complex I NDUFA9 subunit family protein, translating into MINETRKLATVFGGAGFIGRTLIPHLVRDGYIVRVAGRDTERAAALKPMGTVGQIVPLYAPLSDQAAVAHAVQGAELVVNLVGILAEGRAGDFTRVHAEGPGLLAAASTRAGVRSFVHVSAIGADTRSGSGYGRSKAEGEAAVAAAFPSAVILRPSIVFGSEDQFFNRFGAMARMSPVMPVVAGKTRFQPVFVGDVADAIMAGLALAADAPRLYELGGPKVWTFRAILAFILKQTGRSRPLIAVPPSIARLQARVLERLPGKLLTTDQLKMLEHDNVVSGRYPGLQDLGITPTPVELIVPAYLSRYGDVAKQRVREGGGDRTGGDLSF; encoded by the coding sequence ATGATCAATGAGACGCGGAAACTGGCGACAGTCTTTGGGGGCGCCGGGTTCATTGGCCGCACCCTCATCCCCCATCTGGTGCGGGACGGCTATATCGTCCGCGTGGCGGGCCGCGACACCGAACGCGCCGCCGCGCTCAAGCCGATGGGCACAGTTGGGCAGATCGTGCCGCTCTATGCGCCGCTGAGCGATCAGGCGGCCGTCGCCCATGCCGTGCAAGGCGCCGAATTGGTCGTCAATCTCGTCGGTATCCTGGCCGAGGGCCGGGCCGGGGATTTCACGCGCGTGCATGCTGAGGGGCCTGGCCTGCTGGCCGCCGCCAGCACGCGCGCCGGCGTGCGAAGCTTCGTCCATGTTTCGGCCATCGGCGCCGATACCCGCAGCGGCAGCGGCTATGGCCGCAGCAAGGCGGAAGGGGAAGCCGCGGTCGCGGCCGCCTTTCCCAGTGCCGTCATCCTGCGTCCGTCGATCGTCTTCGGCAGTGAGGATCAGTTCTTCAATCGCTTCGGCGCGATGGCGCGGATGTCGCCGGTGATGCCGGTGGTGGCCGGCAAGACTCGGTTCCAGCCCGTCTTCGTGGGCGATGTCGCCGACGCAATCATGGCGGGTCTCGCCCTCGCGGCAGACGCGCCGCGTCTCTATGAACTCGGTGGCCCGAAGGTTTGGACCTTCCGCGCCATCCTCGCCTTTATCCTGAAACAAACTGGCCGTAGCCGCCCTCTCATTGCCGTGCCGCCCAGCATCGCGCGGTTGCAGGCCCGCGTTTTGGAGCGGCTGCCCGGCAAGCTGCTGACGACCGACCAGCTCAAGATGCTGGAGCACGACAATGTGGTCAGCGGCCGCTACCCCGGTCTCCAAGACCTCGGGATCACGCCCACGCCGGTGGAACTCATCGTGCCCGCGTATCTCAGCCGGTACGGGGATGTGGCGAAGCAGAGAGTGCGCGAAGGGGGCGGTGACCGCACCGGTGGCGACCTGTCATTCTGA
- a CDS encoding addiction module antidote protein, giving the protein MALETTGWDPTDQLRSPEDEQAYIEAAFEEGDPDLIAAAIGDIARARGMAQIAREAGVSREAMYKSFRAGGNPTLDTVARVTRVLGLRLLVRPQPEQDACR; this is encoded by the coding sequence ATGGCGCTTGAGACGACGGGATGGGACCCCACCGACCAACTCCGCTCGCCCGAGGATGAGCAGGCCTACATAGAAGCCGCCTTCGAGGAAGGCGACCCCGACCTCATCGCGGCCGCCATCGGTGACATTGCCCGCGCACGCGGCATGGCGCAGATCGCGCGCGAAGCCGGTGTCAGCCGAGAGGCGATGTACAAGTCGTTCCGCGCCGGCGGTAACCCTACACTCGATACGGTCGCGCGTGTCACAAGGGTGTTAGGCCTGCGACTGCTGGTGCGCCCGCAGCCGGAGCAGGATGCGTGTAGGTGA
- a CDS encoding type II toxin-antitoxin system RelE/ParE family toxin: protein MIDVRQTSTFSDWLDGVRDRPAGQRINLRIRRVSLGNFGDVKLVGEGVSELRIDYGPGYRIYVRRRGLTVVLLLCGGDKSTQDRDIARAKTLAKEDDNGA, encoded by the coding sequence ATGATCGACGTCCGGCAGACCTCGACCTTCTCTGACTGGCTCGATGGCGTTCGTGATCGGCCCGCGGGTCAGCGCATCAACCTGCGTATCCGACGCGTCTCGCTTGGCAATTTCGGTGATGTGAAACTGGTGGGAGAGGGCGTTTCGGAACTGCGGATCGACTACGGCCCAGGCTATCGCATCTATGTCAGGCGACGCGGCCTGACCGTTGTTCTGCTGCTGTGTGGCGGCGACAAATCGACGCAGGATCGCGACATCGCGCGCGCAAAGACTCTGGCAAAGGAAGACGACAATGGCGCTTGA
- a CDS encoding HigA family addiction module antitoxin codes for MTILRENLETLDLSDVVTGERIARATPGDILKEDFMDEAGLSARALGREIGIPANRISDIIRGKRAITAPTAIRLGRYFKVSPQMWMNLQSSYDLAVALEAEDSRRAA; via the coding sequence ATGACCATTCTTCGGGAAAATTTGGAGACTCTCGATCTATCGGATGTGGTGACGGGTGAGCGCATTGCGCGTGCCACGCCAGGGGACATTCTCAAGGAAGACTTCATGGATGAGGCAGGTTTGTCCGCCCGTGCCTTGGGCCGCGAGATCGGTATTCCAGCCAATCGGATCAGCGATATCATCCGGGGCAAGCGGGCGATCACCGCGCCGACAGCCATCCGTCTGGGCCGCTACTTTAAGGTCAGCCCGCAGATGTGGATGAACCTCCAGAGCAGTTACGACCTGGCAGTCGCTCTTGAGGCCGAGGATTCACGACGCGCGGCTTGA
- a CDS encoding type II toxin-antitoxin system RelE/ParE family toxin, translating into MIKSFRDTVAAALFLGQVPKMFPADVARRAHTRLVRVDTAAALDDLKVSPSHHLEALSKDRAGQHSIRINLQWRVCFIWQDGNADSVEVVDYH; encoded by the coding sequence ATGATCAAGAGCTTCAGGGACACGGTAGCTGCCGCCTTGTTTCTCGGACAGGTGCCAAAGATGTTTCCGGCGGACGTGGCGAGACGAGCTCATACGCGGCTGGTGAGGGTAGATACCGCCGCCGCACTTGATGATCTGAAAGTCTCGCCGAGCCATCATCTAGAGGCCTTGTCGAAGGACCGGGCCGGGCAGCATTCCATAAGGATCAACCTGCAATGGCGGGTCTGTTTTATTTGGCAGGATGGAAACGCCGACAGCGTCGAAGTCGTCGATTACCATTAA
- a CDS encoding TIGR03364 family FAD-dependent oxidoreductase: MTYDIAIVGAGIVGLAHALAASRLGLSVIVTDRDQRAVGASIRNFGFVTVTGQQQGECWTRAMRSRDIWEEVAPQAGIPIIHHGLAVVARRPEAAAVLEAFKRHEMGAGCTLLSAAEGRTRFPWMTGQAEAVLWSPHDRRVESRDAIPRLAAWLESAKGVTFRRGVAVHGVEPGRLVTSDGIIEAARIVVCPGDDLATLFPERLAHYGITRSKLQMMRVRPRHPLPLGCAVMTDLSLIRYLGYSELPEAAPLRALLRREQPEAIAGGVHLIAVQSADGSLVLGDTHVYGTTMDPFSDAALDDLVLGEFAAVFPDVAYDVTERWIGTYASAEDRLVLIDRPDDAIRLVTVTSGTGASTAFAIGEEVIKELMR, translated from the coding sequence GTGACATACGACATCGCCATCGTCGGCGCCGGCATCGTGGGTCTCGCCCATGCCCTGGCGGCCAGCCGCCTCGGCCTCAGCGTCATCGTCACGGACCGCGACCAGCGCGCGGTCGGCGCCTCCATCCGCAATTTCGGCTTCGTCACCGTCACTGGTCAACAGCAGGGCGAATGCTGGACCCGCGCGATGCGGTCCCGCGACATCTGGGAGGAAGTGGCCCCGCAAGCCGGCATCCCCATCATTCACCACGGCCTCGCTGTGGTCGCGCGCCGGCCCGAAGCCGCCGCCGTGCTCGAAGCCTTCAAGCGGCATGAGATGGGCGCCGGCTGCACCCTGCTCTCTGCCGCCGAGGGACGGACCCGGTTCCCATGGATGACAGGCCAGGCCGAAGCCGTGTTGTGGAGCCCACATGACCGTCGCGTCGAATCTCGCGACGCCATTCCCCGCCTCGCCGCCTGGCTGGAGAGCGCGAAGGGCGTCACCTTCCGGCGCGGCGTCGCGGTGCATGGCGTCGAGCCCGGGCGCCTAGTGACCAGTGACGGCATCATCGAAGCCGCGCGCATCGTGGTCTGCCCAGGTGACGACCTCGCCACCCTGTTCCCCGAGCGCCTCGCCCATTACGGCATCACACGCTCAAAGCTGCAGATGATGCGCGTCCGTCCGCGCCATCCCCTGCCCCTCGGCTGCGCCGTGATGACCGACCTCTCCCTCATTCGCTATCTCGGCTACTCGGAACTGCCGGAAGCCGCGCCCCTGCGGGCGCTGCTGCGGCGCGAGCAGCCGGAGGCCATTGCCGGCGGCGTTCACCTCATCGCCGTGCAATCGGCCGACGGCTCTCTCGTGCTCGGCGACACCCATGTCTATGGCACGACCATGGACCCCTTCTCGGATGCGGCGCTCGACGATCTCGTGCTCGGCGAATTCGCGGCGGTCTTTCCCGATGTCGCCTATGATGTGACGGAGCGGTGGATCGGCACCTATGCCTCCGCCGAGGACCGCCTCGTGCTCATCGATCGGCCTGACGACGCGATCCGCCTGGTGACGGTCACCAGCGGCACCGGTGCTTCCACCGCCTTCGCCATCGGCGAAGAGGTCATCAAGGAACTGATGCGATGA
- the phnX gene encoding phosphonoacetaldehyde hydrolase — translation MSGALKAVIFDWAGTVIDFGSRAPMGAFVEAFHRFGVTVSVAEARGPMGLPKRAHIAALMADPAISARWAEAHGHAPVEADIDALYHVFVPLNTQVVGDYAELIPDAVQLATVIRARGMKVGSTTGYVRSIMDKLLPLAAAQGYAPDNLVCAGDLADGRPTPLMMYRCFADLGVYPPSAVVKVDDTEPGIAEGIAAGTWTVGVSISGNCVGLSAEEWAATPDAEKARLRAAAEKTLYGAGAHYVIDSIADLLPIIDTIEDRMSRGDRP, via the coding sequence ATGAGCGGTGCCCTCAAGGCCGTAATCTTCGACTGGGCCGGCACGGTGATCGACTTCGGGTCACGCGCGCCGATGGGCGCTTTTGTGGAGGCCTTTCATCGCTTCGGCGTCACCGTTTCGGTGGCCGAGGCGCGCGGGCCGATGGGCCTGCCGAAGCGGGCGCATATCGCGGCCTTGATGGCGGACCCCGCCATTTCCGCACGCTGGGCCGAAGCGCATGGCCATGCGCCGGTCGAAGCGGATATCGACGCGCTCTACCATGTCTTCGTACCGCTCAATACCCAGGTGGTCGGGGACTATGCGGAGCTCATTCCCGACGCCGTGCAGCTGGCGACGGTGATCCGGGCGCGCGGCATGAAGGTCGGCTCCACCACCGGCTATGTCCGCTCGATCATGGACAAGCTGCTGCCCCTCGCCGCCGCACAGGGCTATGCGCCGGATAATCTCGTCTGCGCGGGAGATCTCGCGGATGGGCGGCCGACGCCCCTGATGATGTATCGCTGCTTCGCCGATCTCGGCGTCTATCCGCCCTCCGCCGTCGTCAAGGTCGATGATACCGAGCCCGGCATCGCCGAGGGTATCGCCGCCGGCACCTGGACCGTGGGCGTCAGCATTTCTGGTAATTGCGTCGGACTCTCTGCCGAAGAATGGGCCGCCACGCCCGACGCCGAAAAGGCCCGCCTGCGCGCCGCCGCCGAGAAGACGCTCTATGGCGCCGGTGCCCATTACGTCATCGACAGCATCGCCGATCTGCTGCCCATCATCGACACGATTGAGGATCGGATGTCGCGCGGCGACAGACCGTGA
- the pbfA gene encoding (R)-1-hydroxy-2-aminoethylphosphonate ammonia-lyase: MISPRAGEGDVNHSPRRRAWAAAHITGDSRALIERDSAAFLHQSISTPCLNAIKRAEGIWIEDVAGRRYMDFHGNNVHHIGYGHPRLKAAIAAQMDELPFAPRRFTCEPAVELAEKLAAIAPGDLTKVLFTTGGSDALEIGLKVARAATGRFKTISFWDSFHGAGFGAASVGGESLFRSGPIGPLLAGTEHVAPFACYRCPYGYPDLNGGPNLALCRMACASYLKYVLEHEGDVAAVIAEPARAVPFLPPPGYWQAVRDACHAHGTLLIFDEIPTGLGKTGRMFACEHDDVAPDILVMGKALGGGILPIAATLCRSDLDVAGDYAFGHYTHEKNPVTARAALTTIAIIEDEDLVENARRVGAMALDRMHAMKARHPLIGDVRGRGLLLGIDLVTDRVTKAPANDAAEAILYRAFDAGLSFKTTLGNVLTLTPPLIVTEAQMMRGLDIIEDAITAEERLT; the protein is encoded by the coding sequence GTGATTTCCCCACGGGCCGGCGAGGGTGACGTTAATCACTCGCCACGGCGCCGGGCCTGGGCCGCCGCCCATATCACCGGCGATAGCCGCGCCCTCATCGAGCGGGACAGCGCGGCGTTTCTGCACCAATCCATCTCCACGCCCTGCCTCAATGCCATCAAGCGCGCGGAGGGCATCTGGATCGAGGATGTCGCCGGCCGCCGCTACATGGATTTCCATGGCAATAACGTCCATCACATCGGCTACGGCCATCCGCGACTGAAAGCCGCCATCGCCGCGCAGATGGACGAATTGCCTTTTGCGCCGCGCCGCTTCACTTGCGAGCCGGCGGTGGAACTGGCCGAGAAACTCGCGGCCATCGCGCCCGGCGATCTCACGAAGGTGCTGTTCACGACAGGCGGTTCCGACGCGCTTGAAATCGGCCTGAAAGTCGCACGCGCGGCCACTGGCCGGTTCAAGACGATTTCCTTCTGGGATTCCTTTCACGGCGCGGGCTTTGGCGCAGCCAGCGTCGGCGGCGAATCGCTATTTCGCAGCGGCCCGATCGGACCTTTGCTGGCGGGCACCGAGCATGTCGCGCCCTTCGCCTGCTACCGCTGCCCCTACGGCTATCCCGATCTGAACGGCGGCCCCAATCTAGCGCTGTGCCGCATGGCCTGCGCGAGCTATTTGAAATACGTGCTGGAGCATGAGGGCGATGTCGCCGCCGTTATCGCGGAACCCGCCCGCGCCGTGCCCTTCCTGCCGCCACCTGGCTATTGGCAGGCGGTGCGCGATGCCTGCCACGCCCACGGCACGCTTTTGATCTTCGATGAAATCCCCACGGGACTCGGCAAGACAGGGCGGATGTTCGCCTGCGAGCATGATGATGTGGCACCGGATATTCTGGTCATGGGCAAGGCCTTGGGTGGCGGCATTCTGCCGATCGCGGCCACCCTCTGCCGGTCGGATCTCGATGTCGCGGGCGACTATGCCTTTGGCCACTATACGCATGAGAAGAATCCGGTGACGGCGCGCGCCGCGCTGACCACCATCGCCATTATCGAGGACGAGGATCTGGTCGAGAATGCGCGTCGCGTCGGCGCGATGGCGCTTGACCGGATGCATGCGATGAAGGCGCGGCATCCGCTGATCGGGGATGTGCGCGGGCGCGGGCTGTTGCTCGGCATCGATCTGGTGACGGATCGGGTGACCAAGGCCCCGGCCAATGACGCGGCGGAGGCGATCCTGTACCGCGCCTTCGATGCCGGGCTGAGTTTCAAGACGACGCTGGGGAATGTGTTGACGCTGACACCGCCGCTGATCGTGACGGAGGCGCAGATGATGCGCGGCCTCGACATCATCGAAGACGCCATCACGGCGGAAGAGCGTTTGACGTAA
- a CDS encoding porin, producing the protein MRKLLLACAATLTGVAGMASITSAMAQTATPGSVTVRLNGRVNWYAGVESSSLDSIGGTKTSTAQFSGYMRLFPGFDGVASNGLHYGAAAEIRINGGNSGASSETLFVHQAYGYLGLPQLGQISFGQENGPTVIFQTGTFEGFNDGGWDGDISAQIPSAAQPIYPFTDNSGLTQETDKIVYLSPSISGFQFGVGYEPNHTAENVTDPVVSSPNLTLGGTPRNLIDVGGQYTQKFGPIGVQVGADYMYAGQVSYTGGSVANTATSYHDLSILSGGATVTYGGLTFGGNSVYGDFNQVTGYTFELEPEGGKAAVGWLAGAQYTMGPAVVGASFFRFDTTGDLPGGIDAGSGATITPAGLTTGQQSNTGVAVGGTYTLVPGVSLFVDYDYGFRKQGGYNFATGDAGNDHNYVQSQLFGVGSQIQW; encoded by the coding sequence ATGCGTAAGTTACTATTGGCCTGCGCCGCTACGCTGACAGGCGTTGCAGGCATGGCGAGCATTACCTCGGCAATGGCGCAAACAGCGACACCCGGAAGTGTGACGGTCCGTTTAAACGGTCGCGTCAACTGGTACGCCGGAGTTGAATCGTCATCTCTCGACAGCATCGGCGGCACCAAGACGAGCACCGCGCAGTTCAGCGGTTATATGCGTCTGTTTCCAGGCTTCGACGGTGTTGCGTCCAACGGCTTGCATTATGGCGCGGCCGCTGAAATCCGCATCAACGGCGGCAATAGCGGTGCCAGTTCCGAGACCCTGTTTGTTCACCAGGCGTATGGCTATCTCGGCCTGCCGCAGCTCGGCCAGATCAGCTTCGGCCAGGAGAACGGCCCGACCGTCATTTTCCAGACCGGCACCTTCGAAGGCTTCAACGATGGTGGCTGGGACGGTGACATCTCCGCGCAGATCCCCTCCGCAGCGCAGCCGATCTATCCCTTCACGGATAACAGCGGCCTGACGCAAGAGACGGATAAGATCGTCTATCTGTCCCCCAGCATCTCTGGCTTCCAGTTCGGTGTAGGCTATGAGCCCAACCACACCGCCGAAAACGTCACTGATCCGGTGGTCTCCAGTCCCAACCTCACCCTGGGCGGCACGCCGCGCAACCTGATCGATGTCGGTGGCCAGTACACCCAAAAGTTCGGACCGATCGGCGTTCAGGTCGGTGCGGATTACATGTATGCCGGCCAAGTGTCCTACACGGGCGGTTCGGTCGCCAATACCGCGACCTCCTATCACGATCTCAGCATCCTCTCCGGCGGCGCGACCGTCACCTATGGCGGCCTGACCTTCGGCGGCAATTCCGTCTACGGCGACTTCAACCAAGTGACCGGCTACACCTTCGAGCTGGAGCCCGAGGGCGGCAAGGCGGCCGTTGGCTGGTTGGCCGGTGCGCAATACACGATGGGTCCGGCCGTGGTTGGCGCAAGCTTCTTCCGCTTCGACACGACGGGTGATCTGCCCGGCGGCATCGATGCCGGCAGCGGTGCGACGATCACGCCGGCAGGCCTCACGACGGGTCAGCAGAGCAACACCGGCGTCGCCGTGGGCGGCACCTATACGCTGGTTCCTGGCGTCAGTCTCTTCGTCGATTACGACTACGGTTTCCGCAAGCAGGGTGGCTATAACTTCGCCACCGGCGATGCCGGCAACGACCATAACTACGTGCAGTCGCAGCTCTTCGGCGTCGGCTCGCAGATTCAGTGGTAA
- a CDS encoding DUF1345 domain-containing protein translates to MPNVTAILFGRPRLLISILVTVVAAVLLPPSKMHYVIAWDLGAALFLCLWFIKMQRTPPSQMPANAKAQQDGEWTVFALSLAAVVASVFVIFTQFHGIQSLKGAARAQHLVLVVITLLLSWLVMQVIFALRYAHEYYTISDGSTSADGGLDFPHETEPDYFDFLYFGLVLGMTFQVSDVDITSRKLRRLATLQGFVSFLFNTVILALTVNLMAGLL, encoded by the coding sequence ATGCCCAACGTCACCGCGATCCTCTTCGGGCGACCTCGCCTGCTCATCTCCATTCTCGTCACAGTGGTCGCCGCGGTGCTCCTGCCGCCCAGTAAGATGCACTATGTCATCGCGTGGGATTTAGGCGCGGCGCTCTTCCTCTGTCTGTGGTTCATCAAGATGCAGCGTACACCGCCGAGCCAGATGCCGGCCAATGCGAAGGCGCAGCAGGATGGGGAGTGGACAGTCTTCGCCTTGTCGCTGGCGGCGGTGGTTGCGAGTGTCTTCGTCATCTTCACGCAGTTCCACGGCATCCAATCTCTGAAGGGCGCGGCGCGTGCCCAACATCTTGTGTTGGTCGTCATCACGCTGCTGCTGTCGTGGTTGGTGATGCAGGTTATCTTCGCACTGCGTTACGCGCATGAATATTATACGATTTCCGACGGAAGCACCTCGGCCGATGGTGGCCTCGACTTTCCGCATGAAACCGAGCCGGACTATTTCGACTTTCTGTATTTCGGATTGGTGCTCGGCATGACGTTCCAGGTTTCCGATGTCGATATCACGTCACGCAAACTTCGCCGCCTCGCAACGCTCCAGGGCTTCGTGAGCTTTCTCTTCAACACCGTCATTCTCGCCCTGACCGTCAACTTGATGGCAGGACTTTTGTAA
- a CDS encoding AGE family epimerase/isomerase translates to MTQPVDTDAGMGSPDLGSRWVTRPHHRAWLETRAAALLDQFQFTSIDPAGGFFDLDLAGQPRRDTPIRELVTTTRLVHCFAIGRMLGRPGADAIIRHGLSALWDHHRDAGRGGYHWQFGPASDGSKQAYGHAFVLLAASSAKMAGYTEADRILADVTAVITERFWEPDHGASAEEFAADWTPISGYRGQNANMHLTEALMAAFEATRDVTYLTMAEQIADLIIGRLARGHGWRVIEHFDAAWQPDIAYRGSDMFRPFGTTPGHALEWSRLLSQLHVLGGERLPWLPQAARALFRQAVTDGWDEAAGGFYYTLDYQGAPLIRDRLWWPCCEAIAAAAFLGDRSGDPFYETWYRRVWDWVAVHLADPLNGGWHPELDDSLMPRPRFFVGKPDIYHLLQSLLIPLYPARGSLGQMARRG, encoded by the coding sequence ATGACGCAGCCAGTGGACACGGATGCCGGCATGGGATCACCCGACCTGGGATCGAGATGGGTGACGCGGCCCCATCATCGGGCATGGCTCGAAACCCGCGCCGCTGCCCTGCTCGACCAGTTCCAATTCACATCCATCGATCCGGCCGGCGGCTTCTTCGACCTCGACCTCGCAGGCCAGCCGCGACGGGACACGCCGATCCGCGAACTCGTTACGACGACCCGCCTTGTCCACTGCTTCGCGATCGGGCGGATGCTGGGCCGGCCGGGCGCAGACGCGATCATTCGCCACGGCCTCTCAGCACTGTGGGATCACCACCGTGACGCCGGGCGCGGCGGCTATCACTGGCAATTCGGCCCGGCATCGGATGGCAGCAAACAGGCCTACGGCCATGCCTTCGTTCTCCTCGCCGCATCATCGGCCAAGATGGCGGGCTATACCGAGGCCGATCGCATACTGGCCGATGTTACCGCAGTCATCACCGAGCGGTTCTGGGAGCCGGATCACGGCGCCTCGGCGGAGGAATTCGCCGCCGACTGGACCCCGATCAGCGGCTATCGCGGCCAAAACGCGAATATGCATCTGACGGAGGCGCTGATGGCGGCCTTCGAGGCGACAAGGGATGTCACCTACCTCACGATGGCGGAGCAAATCGCCGATCTGATCATCGGGCGCCTTGCCCGCGGCCATGGCTGGCGCGTGATCGAGCATTTCGATGCCGCGTGGCAGCCGGATATCGCGTATCGTGGCTCGGACATGTTTCGGCCGTTCGGCACCACCCCCGGTCACGCCTTGGAATGGTCCCGCCTTCTGAGCCAGCTTCACGTCCTGGGCGGTGAGCGCCTGCCCTGGCTGCCCCAAGCCGCACGTGCGCTGTTCCGCCAAGCGGTCACGGACGGTTGGGATGAGGCTGCGGGTGGCTTCTACTACACCCTGGATTACCAAGGCGCCCCGCTCATTCGCGACCGCCTCTGGTGGCCGTGCTGCGAGGCGATCGCAGCCGCCGCCTTCCTCGGCGACCGCTCAGGCGATCCCTTTTACGAGACTTGGTACAGACGCGTATGGGACTGGGTGGCCGTGCATCTGGCCGATCCTCTGAACGGTGGCTGGCATCCCGAGTTGGATGACAGCCTCATGCCTCGGCCACGCTTCTTTGTTGGCAAGCCCGATATCTATCACCTGCTCCAAAGTCTGCTGATCCCGCTGTATCCCGCGCGCGGTAGTCTGGGACAGATGGCGCGGAGAGGCTAA
- a CDS encoding response regulator has protein sequence MCILLVEDEWLIRTIMAEELMDAGFEVTSAETGDEALGMMTVSPFFKVLVTDIHMPGRTDGISLARVVRERFPAVPIIYTTGRPDALGKADLPGGRISMLVKPYKPSRLIEAVRAALAA, from the coding sequence ATGTGCATTCTCCTCGTCGAGGATGAATGGCTCATTCGCACCATCATGGCTGAAGAGTTGATGGATGCGGGCTTTGAAGTGACCTCCGCTGAGACGGGTGACGAGGCACTTGGCATGATGACGGTGTCGCCGTTCTTCAAAGTTCTCGTGACTGATATCCACATGCCGGGTCGCACCGATGGGATTTCTCTTGCCCGCGTTGTGCGCGAGAGATTCCCTGCTGTACCAATCATCTACACAACCGGCCGACCGGATGCCTTAGGCAAAGCCGATCTTCCCGGTGGGCGCATATCAATGCTCGTGAAGCCCTATAAGCCGAGCCGATTGATCGAGGCTGTTCGGGCCGCACTCGCCGCTTGA
- the phaR gene encoding polyhydroxyalkanoate synthesis repressor PhaR, with protein MPQPEITSSAQDAAAKPPVVVKKYANRRLYNTESSSYITLDTLATMVREGRDFIVYDAKSGEDITRSVLTQIIVEEESKGSALLPTAFLRNLIGFYGDSMQGAVPRYLEQSMASFTAQQQQLRQTMQQTVGNLFPFDIEQMGRQNMAMIERAMSLFSPFYRGTEVPAETVDSASNAIPPDLGHEVAVLRGELARLQKELRDTRAQVAAETPEIKTLKSKTAAD; from the coding sequence ATGCCGCAGCCTGAAATTACCTCCTCCGCACAGGACGCCGCCGCCAAACCGCCGGTTGTCGTCAAAAAATACGCCAATAGGCGACTCTATAATACCGAGAGTTCCAGCTACATCACGCTGGACACGCTGGCGACGATGGTGCGCGAGGGTCGCGATTTCATCGTCTATGACGCGAAGTCGGGCGAGGACATCACACGCAGCGTGCTGACCCAGATCATTGTCGAAGAAGAGAGCAAGGGCAGCGCCCTGCTGCCCACAGCGTTCTTGCGGAACCTTATCGGCTTTTATGGCGACAGTATGCAGGGCGCGGTGCCCCGCTATCTGGAGCAGTCGATGGCGAGCTTCACGGCCCAGCAGCAGCAGCTCCGCCAGACGATGCAGCAGACCGTTGGCAACCTCTTTCCCTTCGATATCGAGCAGATGGGCCGCCAGAACATGGCGATGATCGAACGGGCGATGAGCCTGTTCAGCCCCTTCTATCGTGGCACTGAAGTGCCGGCCGAAACGGTGGACAGTGCCAGCAACGCCATTCCCCCCGATCTCGGTCATGAGGTTGCAGTGTTGCGTGGTGAACTTGCGCGTCTCCAGAAGGAATTGCGCGACACCCGCGCCCAGGTCGCTGCCGAGACGCCCGAGATCAAGACCTTGAAGAGCAAGACGGCTGCCGATTAA